Proteins from one Pontibacter korlensis genomic window:
- a CDS encoding AraC family transcriptional regulator, translating into MQTIDSLSEFHRLLSLAPPLHPLISVVQISELHVVDSEVWKKFATNFYTISLKKNIQSKVKYGQKYYDFDSGTMIFTAPKQVQSVEAELSNKFNETTGSGYVLMFHPDFLVKHQLAGNIKNYGFFSYAVSEALHLSEKEESSVIAIFRNIEEEFQHIDHHTQGVILAHIELLLNYSNRFYERQFITRKAVNDTLLAKTEHLVNEYFNTETGLQKGILTVEYLANLLNLSPNYLSDILRSLTGQGAQQLIHEKLIEKAK; encoded by the coding sequence ATGCAAACCATTGATTCCTTATCTGAGTTCCATCGGTTGTTATCCCTTGCTCCGCCGCTGCATCCGCTAATTAGTGTGGTGCAGATTTCAGAATTACACGTAGTAGATTCTGAGGTATGGAAAAAGTTTGCCACAAACTTTTACACGATTTCACTGAAAAAGAATATTCAGTCCAAAGTGAAATATGGTCAGAAATACTATGATTTCGACAGTGGCACGATGATTTTTACAGCACCTAAACAAGTGCAGTCTGTTGAAGCTGAGTTATCCAATAAGTTCAACGAAACTACAGGATCCGGTTATGTGCTGATGTTTCATCCGGATTTTTTAGTTAAACACCAATTAGCCGGAAACATTAAAAACTACGGTTTCTTTTCCTATGCAGTAAGCGAGGCGTTGCATCTTTCGGAAAAAGAAGAAAGTAGTGTGATTGCCATTTTCAGGAATATAGAAGAGGAATTTCAACACATAGACCACCATACACAAGGCGTTATTCTTGCACACATAGAATTATTGCTCAATTACAGCAACCGGTTTTACGAAAGACAGTTCATTACTCGGAAGGCAGTAAATGATACTTTGCTTGCAAAAACCGAACACTTGGTCAATGAATATTTTAATACTGAAACGGGCTTGCAAAAAGGTATTCTTACCGTAGAGTATTTGGCAAACCTACTTAACTTATCCCCAAACTACCTAAGCGATATCTTGCGTTCGCTTACTGGACAAGGTGCACAGCAACTTATCCATGAAAAATTAATTGAAAAAGCAAAATAG
- a CDS encoding alpha/beta hydrolase, with translation MQKVRFKNRTWDLAGHLHLPENFDDTQQYPAVVCVHPGSSVKEQTAGLYAAQLAENGFIALAFDASFQGESSGEPRFLEDPATRVEDIRCAVDFLTTLAYVDNNRIGAMGVCAGGGYAANASISEKRIKAIASVVGTNPSRAFREGNPEETLKAVALQRTSEANGAEKLINNWIPNSAEEAKGVGKEEMDLLEAIDYYRTARGQHPNSCNKLLFKSMSNLILFDAFHLAEYFLTQPLLVIVGDKVGGFGSYRDGFELYNKARSTNKKIHIVKGASHYDLYDRPEATEEALKQIIPFFQENL, from the coding sequence ATGCAGAAAGTAAGATTTAAAAACAGAACCTGGGATTTAGCTGGGCATTTACACCTTCCGGAAAACTTTGATGACACGCAGCAATATCCTGCCGTTGTTTGTGTACATCCGGGAAGTAGTGTGAAAGAACAAACCGCAGGCTTATATGCGGCCCAGTTGGCTGAAAATGGGTTTATTGCTTTAGCCTTTGATGCTTCTTTCCAAGGTGAAAGCAGTGGCGAACCGAGATTTTTGGAAGACCCTGCAACACGTGTCGAAGATATCCGCTGTGCGGTAGACTTTCTCACAACATTGGCGTATGTTGACAATAACCGTATCGGAGCAATGGGTGTTTGTGCAGGTGGCGGGTATGCTGCAAATGCTTCCATTTCGGAGAAAAGAATCAAAGCCATTGCAAGTGTGGTAGGAACCAATCCGAGCAGGGCTTTCAGGGAAGGAAATCCGGAGGAAACACTTAAAGCAGTTGCGTTACAACGAACTTCCGAAGCCAATGGTGCTGAAAAACTCATCAACAATTGGATACCCAATTCTGCCGAAGAAGCCAAAGGGGTAGGTAAGGAAGAAATGGATTTATTGGAAGCCATCGACTATTACAGAACAGCCCGTGGGCAACATCCGAACTCCTGTAATAAACTACTCTTTAAAAGTATGTCCAACCTTATTCTTTTCGATGCTTTCCACCTGGCAGAGTATTTTCTCACGCAACCGTTATTGGTGATTGTGGGCGATAAGGTGGGTGGCTTCGGTTCGTATCGGGATGGGTTCGAGTTGTATAACAAAGCCAGGTCTACCAATAAGAAAATCCATATTGTAAAAGGCGCAAGCCATTATGATTTGTATGACCGTCCGGAAGCTACCGAAGAAGCATTGAAACAAATCATTCCTTTCTTTCAGGAAAATCTCTAA
- a CDS encoding winged helix-turn-helix transcriptional regulator — protein sequence MERKVEPIKECGQTIMAIHDVMDLLNGKWKVSIIACLCFEKMRYSDLLREVRGISGKMLARDLKELEMNQLITRTVLNTQPVTVEYEITEYGSTLKNLTNTIAEWGLTHRKRITNRTV from the coding sequence ATGGAAAGAAAAGTAGAACCGATAAAGGAATGTGGTCAAACTATCATGGCAATTCATGATGTGATGGACTTACTCAATGGCAAGTGGAAAGTATCGATTATCGCCTGCCTTTGTTTTGAAAAAATGCGGTATTCTGATCTGCTAAGAGAAGTAAGAGGCATATCGGGGAAAATGTTGGCGCGAGATTTGAAAGAACTGGAGATGAATCAACTTATCACAAGAACTGTATTAAATACTCAGCCCGTGACGGTTGAATATGAGATAACGGAGTACGGCTCAACCCTTAAAAATTTAACGAATACGATCGCCGAATGGGGGCTGACACATCGGAAAAGGATAACTAATCGCACAGTTTGA
- a CDS encoding NAD(P)H-dependent oxidoreductase: MKLIDDLKWRYATKKFSNRKVSNEDLERIIEAIRLSASSIGIQPYRLLIIDNPSLKKTLGEGSFNWQIADASHLLVFAAFDSISQENIDAYIQLIAQERETPIAELSGFKTTISSHLLAQTDHDNFIWSTKQAYIGLGTGMIAAAALKIDATPMEGFDAEKFDKLLELKERKLKSVVLLALSYRDEENDFFANLKKVRISKQEFAIVVN; this comes from the coding sequence ATGAAATTAATAGATGATCTAAAATGGCGTTACGCCACAAAAAAATTCAGTAACAGAAAAGTGTCGAACGAAGATCTGGAAAGAATAATTGAGGCAATTCGTCTTTCCGCGTCCTCTATTGGAATCCAGCCCTACAGACTTCTTATTATTGATAACCCGTCATTGAAAAAAACGCTGGGCGAAGGTTCATTTAATTGGCAGATTGCCGATGCCTCTCACCTTCTGGTATTTGCTGCCTTTGATTCAATCAGCCAGGAGAATATTGATGCTTACATCCAGTTAATTGCCCAAGAGAGAGAAACACCAATCGCAGAATTGTCTGGTTTTAAAACCACGATCAGTAGCCACCTCCTGGCACAGACCGACCATGATAACTTTATTTGGTCCACTAAGCAAGCATACATTGGCTTAGGAACCGGAATGATCGCTGCTGCAGCATTAAAAATAGATGCCACACCAATGGAAGGTTTCGATGCTGAAAAATTTGATAAACTCCTAGAATTGAAAGAAAGGAAGCTCAAAAGTGTTGTCCTTCTCGCATTAAGCTATCGTGATGAAGAAAACGATTTCTTCGCCAACCTTAAAAAGGTAAGAATATCGAAACAAGAGTTTGCTATTGTGGTAAATTGA
- a CDS encoding helix-turn-helix domain-containing protein yields MNSINSVSEFHRLLSLPEPRHPLVSVINLAESVFLEDKVWKGFINRFYCVALKREVKGKIRYGQQHYDYDNGVLSFTAPNQVQYLDLQHMECGSGHLLIFHPDFLLTHPLASTINSYGFFSYAVHEALHLSAEEEDDLITILSKIDKECQYIDKHTQGIILSQIELLLNYSNRFYERQFITRKNHNHQLLTKFELLVEEYFNSDATVQQGLLTVQGVAERMNLSPNYLSDLLRLHTGQNTQQHIHEKLIEKAKEKLSTTNLSVSEIAYALGFEYAQSFSTLFKKKTQMSPLEFRQSFN; encoded by the coding sequence ATGAACTCCATTAATTCTGTCTCGGAATTTCACCGGCTGTTGTCTTTGCCCGAACCCCGCCATCCGCTGGTGAGTGTCATAAACCTGGCAGAAAGCGTCTTCTTGGAAGACAAGGTTTGGAAAGGTTTTATTAACCGGTTCTACTGCGTAGCCCTAAAAAGAGAAGTCAAAGGTAAAATAAGGTATGGCCAGCAACACTACGATTACGATAACGGTGTGTTGAGTTTTACTGCACCCAATCAGGTGCAGTACCTGGATCTGCAGCATATGGAATGCGGGTCGGGCCATCTGCTCATCTTCCATCCGGATTTTCTGCTTACCCATCCCTTGGCAAGCACTATCAACAGTTACGGTTTCTTTTCTTACGCGGTCCACGAGGCGCTGCACCTTTCCGCTGAAGAAGAAGATGATCTTATCACTATACTCAGCAAGATCGACAAGGAATGCCAGTATATCGATAAACACACACAAGGAATCATCCTGTCACAAATCGAGTTGCTGCTTAACTATTCCAACCGCTTTTACGAGCGACAGTTCATTACCCGCAAGAACCACAACCATCAACTGCTTACGAAATTTGAACTTCTTGTTGAGGAGTATTTTAATTCCGATGCTACCGTGCAACAGGGACTGTTAACGGTACAGGGTGTTGCGGAACGGATGAACCTATCGCCAAACTACCTAAGCGATCTCTTGCGCCTGCATACCGGACAAAACACCCAGCAACATATCCACGAGAAGTTGATCGAAAAGGCAAAGGAAAAACTATCCACTACCAATCTATCGGTGAGCGAAATCGCTTATGCTTTGGGCTTTGAGTATGCCCAGTCATTCAGTACACTTTTTAAGAAGAAAACCCAAATGTCACCTCTGGAGTTTCGACAGTCATTTAACTGA
- a CDS encoding aldo/keto reductase, giving the protein MEIKKIALGSQGLVVPGIGLGCMGMTGFEEANMYGEADEQEAIATIHRSLELGGNFLDTADLYGPFKNERLIAKAIKGNRSSYIIATKFGWEIDDDNKVTWAINGKREYVKKALERSLKNLNTDYIDLYYLHRLDKNTPVEETVAAMSELVKEGKVGYIGLSEVSSETVKRAHAVHPITAVQSEYSLFERTVEERGILQTLHDLGIGFVAYSPLGRGFLSGQIRAIDDLPENDFRRAIPRFQEAHFSKNLELVKAIEALAREKNVTPSQLALAWIMSKGILPIPGTKRRKYLEQNIAATAIQLSGADLDGLESIVPLGTDTGKPYDEFSMGLID; this is encoded by the coding sequence ATGGAGATAAAGAAAATAGCATTGGGAAGCCAGGGTTTGGTTGTACCAGGTATCGGTTTAGGGTGTATGGGTATGACCGGCTTTGAAGAGGCAAACATGTACGGGGAGGCAGACGAGCAGGAAGCCATCGCCACCATCCACCGGTCCCTCGAATTAGGCGGCAACTTCCTAGACACGGCAGACTTGTACGGCCCATTCAAAAATGAGCGGCTTATCGCGAAAGCTATCAAGGGCAATCGCAGCAGCTACATTATCGCCACCAAGTTCGGTTGGGAAATAGACGATGACAACAAGGTAACCTGGGCCATCAATGGCAAAAGGGAATACGTGAAAAAAGCGTTGGAGCGTTCCCTTAAAAACCTTAACACCGATTACATAGACCTGTATTACCTGCACCGGCTTGATAAAAACACCCCCGTTGAAGAAACGGTTGCCGCCATGAGCGAGCTGGTAAAAGAGGGGAAAGTAGGCTATATCGGCTTATCAGAAGTTTCCTCGGAAACGGTAAAAAGAGCGCATGCGGTTCACCCGATTACGGCCGTACAAAGTGAATACTCGTTATTTGAGCGTACAGTGGAAGAGCGGGGAATCCTGCAAACCCTACATGATCTGGGCATAGGTTTCGTGGCCTATTCACCGCTGGGCCGCGGGTTTTTGTCCGGACAGATTCGTGCCATTGACGATCTTCCGGAGAATGATTTCCGCCGCGCGATCCCCCGCTTTCAGGAAGCCCACTTCTCTAAAAACCTAGAGTTGGTCAAGGCTATTGAGGCCTTAGCGAGAGAAAAGAACGTTACCCCTTCCCAGTTGGCGCTGGCCTGGATCATGAGCAAGGGCATTTTACCCATTCCGGGCACCAAACGGAGAAAATACCTGGAGCAGAATATAGCGGCCACCGCTATTCAATTAAGCGGAGCAGACCTAGATGGTCTGGAAAGCATTGTGCCGTTAGGGACTGATACCGGTAAACCGTACGATGAATTTAGCATGGGGCTTATTGACTGA